CACCCATACGGGATGAAGAGATTAAATGAGCAGTCCTAGAAGCAGACAAAGATTCAGCACTTGGGCCAGATGGATTTCCAAATAAGTTTTTCCAAGACAACTGGCTGATTCTCATGGAGGCCCTCTCCGCTTACATGTGAAATTTCTTTGCTAAAGGCAAACTAGTTAACAAAGCTAAtagaatacatttttctttgatCCCCAAAATTCCAGGTGAAACTACTATTCAAAATTTCAGGCCCATATCTCTCTGCAATAGCATCACCAATCTCTCTGCAATAGCATCACCAAGTTCTTGAGCCGTATCATGGTAAAAAGAATGAGACCTATACTTTTCCAGATCATTGCTAGCAACCAAAGCACATTCCTTCCTGGCCGTTGCGTCCAAGACTGCATTCTTCTAGGCCAGAAAGTTGTTCACTCCATGGCTATCAGGAAAAGAAGGTCTCTATATGCCTTAAAATTGATTTGAGCAAAGCATATGACAGTCTCTTGGACATTCTTGGAGAACTCATTGAGACAATTGGGGTTCAAGGAAGGTTGGATTCAAAGGATTATGATCCTTGTATCTTCAATATCTATGGCCATCATATTAAATGGTAAGAAGGGTGCCTGGTTCTAGCCGCAAAGGAGGGTTACGCCAAGATGATCATCTCTCACTTACTTGTTTCTCATAGTTGCAGAGATATTTGGTAAAAGTCTCAAAGAACCCATTGGCTCGAGCAGGATTAAGCTTCCATGCCTTGGAACATAGAGAAGACATAGAATCTCTTGTTTATGCAGATGACTTAATGTTGTTCATTGACTTTAATCATATGGTAAACACCACAAGGCTAATTGAAGCCTTTGAAGAGGGCTCGGGTCTAACAGTTAATAATGAAAAGAGTGTGATTGTTGGATTCAACACTACAGATGCAGACACTGCCGAGGCAAAGAGGTTGTTTCGAAGTACTTGGGAGTGCCTCTTCAAAATAAACGTCTTCTTGACCGTGAATGCTCTGGCCCACTCATGAGAATTGAGCAAAGACTTAGCCTATGGAAACAAAAATTACTCTCGTCTGCAAGTGGACTCTACTTGATAAAGTACGTGTTGTCTACCATCCCATAGTATTGGAGTATGCTCTTCTGCCTTCCATCCAAATTCATGATTAAAGTTGATAGATTGTGCTCATTTCCTATGGGGTGATGACGGGATCATGCGCAGAGCACACTTAATCAAATGGCCGAAGAATTGTCTCCCTATTAAAGAAGGCGGCACTGGCATCAGGAAAATACATGAAGTAAATCAAGCTTGTCTAGCTTTCCTAGTTTGTTGTGCTATAAGTTCTAATGATATCTGTGCCAACTACGTCAAAGTCAAATacacaaagaaaacaaagtatGTAGAGTaatttcactttcttttaaGTGTTCTTATGTGTGGAAAACAATCTGGACAGCCTAGAAGACCATAAGGAATGAGGTTTCTTGGCAAGTGCATTATGAGACATCAACTAAAGTCTGGTATGACGGATGGAAGGGTGCCCCTTTAGTGGAGGACATAGATATGTCTAACCCgctatatgtaaatctaaacaAAGAAACTACGGTGGAGAAGGTAGTGCGTCAAAAGGACAGAAATATATTTAGCCTCTTGAGTAGCCTCCGACTTGATGCTAGAGGGCTGACCTTAGATATGTCCCAGCTTGATAAGTTGAACTTCCACCAAAACACAGAATGCTGAAATTCAAAGAAAGATCATTTGGGAGCACATCAAAAGAAAATAGCCAGAAGATAAGTGTAGAAGCAGTCTTTGGGTGAACCATGGGCTCCCTAGAGCAGGTTGGACAGTATACATTGCTTGTGAAGGTAGACTAATGACAGATTCTAGGCTGAAGCGTTTTGAGATCCAGTTAGCATCTCGGTGTGAACTCTGTCATAAAGCTATAGAAGATGAAGATCACTTATTctttaaatggccatttattCAACATTGCTGGAGTTTGATAGCAGATAAGTTTACTTAGTCCCCTCCCAAAGGTAACAATGTTAAACAAGGCCTGAGATGGTGGTGCAGGTGCAAACTGAAGAGGAAAATATGAGCAGTTTTGTGAAAGCTTACTTACCATTTGCATCTGGTTTGTATGGTGCactagaaatgaaagaaagtatGCAACTGAGGATATGAGATATTGTAGTCCCAATGGGCTGTGGTAGCTCTGCAAGGAGCAGAACCAAAAAAATGGTCTAGATTGGTTGAGCAAAAAGAAAGTTAGAAGCTTGGATTCACCTTGGATTCTTCCCAGTAGAGTGGCATTTCTGAGATAGTACAGTTTATAGTGTCAACATTGTCTCTTGGACTAACGGTTGGAGGAGGGGATTTGCTGGTTTGGTGAAGAGGAAAACTAGGAAATTCATCTATGGAATCTGCTGCTGGGCTGGAGATGGTTACCTATTTTTTGAGAGCTGGGTTTTTAACCTGTGTTTGACCAAGATTGGGCTAGGTCAAGATAAAATTGTGGTCCATGCCAACAATAGGCGCTGGAAAAATTGGATGCACAAAGTGATGGAGAGAGTAGTCCTAGCGGCGGATCGGTTTATGCACATCAAAATGGAAGCTGATCGTGTTCAGCTAGCTAATGCTTAACCTATAGTGGAAAGCTGTCACACGGTTTTGTGCTGCGCCGGTGGTTCTGGTTTTAAAGAAGGAAGGGTAGGGGATGATGACTGGGACCCAAGTCATTTCATGTACTAGAAATGATGGTATCCTTTTGAcggtttgaaatttttttgttgtaattaATCCTTTTTTGGCGATAAAGGTTGAGGGCCTATCCCTCCACAGGTTTTCACCGGAAGATTTCCTATCTTCATTGTAAGAGGCAACAATAGCCATTGGAAGGTCGCCTCCCACTTGACAGTAGAATGCAGAAGCTTGGATTCAATATGGCATCGAGATGCTCTATCCGTTTCTAGGAGCACATCTCACCATTTCTTTAACTGCAGCAGAGTTAAAAGGGTGTAAAAGAAGACTTTTACCCATTTTAGtcacaagaatcttcaagcCATTAATGTTTTTAAGGGACTTAAGTGGTGGAAAAATTGtagatttaaaaataaaatgatagacAAATGCTAGAAGAGCCATTATCATATAATAGTTTGGTGTATATGAAAGATGAAGAGTAGTGCTAAGCATTCCTATAAAAATCTAGTCTAGAGGGTACCTGAGAGGGCTTGGAACTTTTTTGAGTAACTAGTTAACAGACATTGGTCTGCTATGAAAGGCAAGAAGATCGAAAATTGGTTGGAGAATAAAATTATGTGGGGAAAAGATGCAGCATTATAGTGATGCTCGGTTCAGCATTCATGTGGTTAGTGTTATAAAGAAGTCTAAGCAAGATACTGCTGCGCTTATTTGCGAACGTGGTGGAGATCAAATTTGTGGTGTCAAGCGAGGATAGGAGAAGGGGAGTAAGGGACGAGTTTTGGGTTTGTAAGCTCTTGCTGGACTAAGTGGACACATTTCAATGGTTGTCGACAGTGCTAATTGGAAAGAGGATATACAAGCCCTACTTAAGTAATAGCAATCTCTTGAATAGATGCACAAAAACTGGTCATCACTATTGGAAGCAGCTAAAAATTATCAAAAGTTGGCCGGTTGCAGAAACTGGTCAGCTGTGTTCAATTCCGAAGCTCAAGAAGGTTGACTTTCTTTTGTGCCAGCCTTCTATAggctggaattttttttttagaaccaGATGTTATGGGAAAGAGAGCCTTTTGTggcttcattttttgttgtatatacTTGTTTCTATCTTTTGAGTaataaaggtagggggcctAAGCCCCAACAGTCGTTCTCTAGAACAATAGCCATTAGAAACACATATTTAAGATGGGGTCTAAATATAATAAGGGCATTGATGAGTAATTGGATTTGTTAATGACATAGTTTAAGGTACGATACTTTTAAGCTCTGGAAATTGATTGATTTGGTCCTCCACAACTCCAAGTTCAACTTCTTTAGGTTGCTCTCTAGGTTTGATTTGGATTCCATTGGATTGAAAGACATATCCAATTGAACATTAAGGTTCAATGCAAAGTGGATACTCTTGGTATTCAACACGAGTGATGGCTTTCCCCTTTAATGATGATAGAAACTTTTGTTCATCAAAAGCAATAGCCCTAAAAATAATGGTCTTGTGAGTCATTTGATTTAGATAGTCATTATGATTTGGACTATATCTTAGAAAAATATACACCTGAAACCGAAATTCAAGCTTGGTTTCTCTACAGGTTCTCATGTTTAGAAAGCAAGTACGTCAAAATTTGGGCTTattttttgaggaaaaattCAAATGGGTTCTACCAGAATGATATAAGTTTGTGTGTTTATAAGACAAAATATCACCATAAAAGCATAATTCCAAATTATTTGTAGTTGGTTCCTAATTATGCATGAAATGCGCTAGTTTAGATTATTGTAACGTCTAGTTTATTTTTCACTGTCTAATAGTGGTTGGAGGATAGGTTTTGATTGTTCAATTGCATGTTTATGTGTAGAAAAATCTCTTAGCTACCATTGGTGTGGGATTATTTTGgctagtcatttttttttttttaaaattgactccttttcttttttgttccttCAAACTTTTTTGGCTACGTTTATGTTGCAGTGTGTTAGAAATCATTCGAGGTTATTGTATATATgtaaaaacaagagcaaaagtCAAATTTTGATGTGCTTTTAGGGATTAGTTTCTACATGTGCTGCCAGCCACAGTGGGCTTGAtggttcttcttttgttttaatCGTTCatatttctttgattttcaatCAATTTGATCTTTGACTTTTCATTGTAAATCATTCTCAAAAGTGTAAATCCCAGATTCTATGCTTAGTGTCATTATATTCACATGCAAAAACACGTCATTTAGAATGAAACTGTTTGGGTGTGGTCCACCGGTTTAGGCTAGTTCAAAGGTTTGTGAGtctccttggtttctttgaTTGGAATAAGTTTGTTTGTCTAAATCTGTATTCTTTAGTCACCCCGTATGTGTTACTTTTGAAATCCTTGATTTAGGTGTTGTTTCATGCATTCCATCATTGAATTGCATTATTAGTACAAAGTTAAGATAGTTCCTAGGGTTCCATATACATGTTTGCATTCACCAGCATTCTCGCCAGATTCTAGTGAGTGGCCACGGATTCTTTTCATGTAGCTTCTCCTCCATTGCTGGACAGTTATAAgacaatgatcacaaatgtggCATTAAGTTACACTTGCATGGCAGTTTAGGAAGCAAAGTTATACTTAAAGCTAGGTTGTTTGGGAAAATACTGTAATACTAAGATTTTACTTCTATTAGATTGTACTATTAAAGGTTAAGCTTTATTAAACTTCCCTCCTAAGAGGCGTGTCACATGAAACCTTTCTTCAATGCATTTTTGTTAGGATTATTTCATTCATATGTGTTTAGCTAGGTTAAATATATAGCATGCTTTTTTTACGGTTTGCATCAGGTTCTAGGATTATATATGTGTGGAGTCCATGCTAAGTTGGCACATTCTAGAGAGCTAGAGGATGATCTAATGTGGTAtggattcaaaaattttaaggtAAAACTGTTGTAGAAAATCCAATTGGGTTAGAGGTTAACTTTAGCATAAAAAGGAAGGTCTAGCAAAAGCCAACTGAGTTGACCAAAGAAGATAGGAAGGCCACCTCAtctaaagagaaaaactaaggCAGGTCATCTACAGGATTTTCCTGGAGATCGAATTATATTGAATATACGTCAtataaaaagataaatagaAGTAATTAATTGgttaatttaatatttacttaagATAATTACAGTAGTAAATTAAGGcttaaatttgcattttcacATAAATAAACCCAAGGTAGGTTGATGTTGGTGATTGGGCCCCTGACATGTCCGAATATCGGACAGCCCTAGGATTTGCCCAATCCTAGATGGTCTCATAATCTAAAATCCTATTCATCTTGCCCTGACTGTAGATGAATTTCCTACTGAAGAGGCACGATAATTTATAGAAGAAACTGGTAGTTCCTGCCATTCTTGTATCTCATTTGCGAACACTACACGATAGTTTTTAGTGTTCCTGGATTTCAATCAAGATAATAGTTGCCTAGAAATGTGAGGAAAACACTAACGTTAGCAAGTTGCTGAAGGGGTATATATGTCCGTTGTAGGTCTGGAATCTTGCCTTTGGACGTATGCTACATGTGTCTCTTGCATACCTGCATTTGCATGTACGCATCATGTCGATCATATGGTCATAGCTATGCTAGAAACATTCCACCTACATTGGAAAGTGTACATTATAACCTTATCAGTAGACCCAACATTTACCATATTGTAGCAAATAGTAAAGTATAGTAAATGTGCAATATATTTATTTGCTAATAtccaaaacttaaaataaataacattgagaagattgagaaaaaaaaagagttatcCATTAAAACATATTACACAAAAATACACGTTTATGGCAATGCGTTAATTTAGCCAAACATAATCATAATGTCACAAGTAATAACAtatgcaaaaataaatttaaaatcttataCATTAGACAATGAAATTGGTCAATGCAACAATCAATCATTTTCATCTCCCTTGTACACTATTGTCATACCTTCCCGAAACAACAAAAATCTATGGTAAGCTTCAAAAAGCAATAGAAATCTATGGTGAAATTGAATAGAAACCGCTTTTTCTTCAACTGCAATTCGATCTCCTACGCATATATTTTACTcaaagtaatattttttttctctcagaCCAACAAAAACTCCCCTTCACTCAACTCATGAGAGATGTTCATCTGATAGTCGTCAATAAATAGGATAGAGAGAACACGAGTAGTTAAATGGAAAAAATCctcttttctttaaaatttcattaaagtGGCATTTGATAGTCTTAAATCCAAAAGAAGCTGCATATAAAGTTGTGTTTTTAAAAtcctcagtttaaacaaattgaagtatgCTACATATTAAAAACCATAAAGTTAAGACCAGATGGAAAGGTGGTCtgagtgaaacaaacacaaccttaggtgtttgaaacttaaaaaaataggTAAAAGGCATTTTGATACACCCATTTGTCCTTTAATTCCTGTCAAGAACATTAGTAGAGGCAGTCCTTTGTGAATTATTTTGTTAGCCAAGCAACGATCTGTTATCTGTTAAAGGTGAAGTAGCGTTTCATAAAATGTTGAAACATTGAGCAGTAATTTGCAATTTGTTCTAATTAATGTGGGAACGTTGGTTTAGATGAAGACAGGTGAAGAGACCAACATGACAGCAAATCGTACATAAACTGTCGTTCTTTTGAGATATTGCATGACAAGCTATCCAGAACTTAAAAACTCAAGGAAACTCCCAAAAACACTGTGCCTTCTCAAACTTCTTTGGGGTGACCCATCAGGAGCTGACCCATTCTCGCCATGGCAGATTTCTCACAAAATTAAAcgtttaattttttgctttggCATTGAGAAATCAAGTCCGGCATGAGCTGTGCAACTCCACGTTTCGTTCTAGCAGTTAAAGAACTCAGCCCCCAGCCCCCACTGTCGACTATTCCCACCGAAAGAAGCCTAAGCATTGTCAAATGCTCTGGATGATCGAGATCAATAGCCATGCGTCTGTTGATTAAACTGTGAACCAAGACAAAGCTTCTAACTATAAATTATTCAAAGGCAACTTCCCACATCCACAACCCATAATCCCCCTGTTCCGCAAAcaacaaaagtgaaaattttggtAAGCTCACCTTTGCTCTATATAAGACATTATCGTAAATTGACCAAAAGTAAGGTATAATATGAAGTCATGAACACAAGCATTATGCTCCATGCCATTCGACTCCCAAATAATATGAGCGTAAATATGCCACTAGGTTTACAATGCTTAAGAATGCATAAGACAAGTAATTATTCTTCCTTCTCGTTTGTATTCTAAAGAATTGTTATgcataaattgaaatgaaataaaacaagCAACTTGCAGTCTGATCTGTTATTTCTCCATTCTGTACTCAACTACCATCGGTGTATCTTTTCTAATCATGAAGGGCTTCAGCAATGACGTTATCAAAGAATTGCCCAGAGGTCTGATCCCAGAAAGCATAATAATTTATAGGTTTACAAGAGCTCGAATCCCCCACAAAGGGACTTTCACTGGCACaaagcagtggcagagccaaaaaaatttggctGAGCAGCACTAAATacagtaaattaaaaaaagaacttgccaAACATTTCTTTTAAGAGCTCAAATTGAAATATCCATGCCTagacattcaaaataaaatatcaatacAAACGTAAAAGCCTGTCTCAAATAGACCAGAACCAGAATAGCATGTCTATATGACAGGTAAGCAGCATGGACTTTGGAGATACGTTTGCATTGGAAAGGGTAACGGAAGATAATGAAGGTACTAAATTTGTTCAATTCTGACTACTAGTTTTCATACGTGAAATAATCTGTCCTACTCACATTTGCCCAAATACATAAAATGAAGAAGGCTTCTATATGGTGTCTAAGTTATTCGCCAATTTACAATTACTATATCATGATAATATATGTATGGTGATATTTCTAGAAtagcatatttttcttttttcaaaaaacttcaGCTATCGTGAGCAAGACATTATATCCATCATATTGGTCATTTCCTATTGAACATTATCTGCTGCTTTTGGGCAGTACTTGTAATAGAAGCATAAGACATgatgaaaattgaaatagaCAGGGCATGGCATAAGCTATGATGAAATATATAAGTTTTACATTAACCTTGATGAAATAGTAAGGAGGAAGGAGGCTGACAGAATATCAGAGAAAACTAATTACTGATGCTTAAGTTGAGATAATAGACAAAAAggaatttatttaatttatatttgTGAAAACAGGGAAAAAATTTATCAACGTCAGCTTGCAAAATCTATTATGGTTCTTAACTAcgaaaattttcagatttaattGTATAATAAATTTAAGAGAGTGTCTTACTTGCCATGCTACTATGTTAGGAGGATTAAAGTATTTCTTCcatacatataatttttaataaaatgaacCATCGGTTGCCACCACaactatgtttaaaaaaatgttagaaaTACAAGTGAATTTTTAAGCTCCTATATTTAACACACTTAATATCTCTTGAAAATAGATTAAAAGTTGTATTGAGTAATACCAATAACAAATCAGTAACCAGCCTCCTACAATCAACATATTTAAGCAAGTTTGGTACAAACTACAACGACATGCAACATATTCAGGTGATACAGTAGTCAGTATCCTTTACCCATTAAAACTACAATAGTCAGCTAATTATTTAAGCAAGTTTGTTACAAAGTTAAACAATAACCATATTTAGACACTTGATTCTACTATCTAGATAATTGAAcgtcaaatttttttaaatccacACACCAAATCTCTACCAGCTtcagtggaaggacgtcataCACGAAGGAAAGCATAACAAGACCAAACTTGCTAGTCATCTATGGTACCCAAATATTCAACTCCAGAATGGGCACAGAGCTAGTGGGAATTGGGTGAAGTTGTGAACCTACTAAAGTAGAGGAAATTCAGAACCCCCAAATGTAAATGCCCAaaacaaaatccccaaatcaaaatcaaaatgcacAAATCAAAACACCCAAACACAATAGCAAAACAGGCAAACCAACACGCAATCacaaggaggagagagagagggttacCATTTTTTAACAACCATGGCCAATGGCTATTGAAACTGGCGATGGTGACCAAAAAGCACAAACGCTGGAAAAGGAACAAAACTGAAgactgaagaagaaaaagaagacgaagagagagagggactcaCGCAGCAGGCGGCCGGTGGACAGTGAGACTCTCGGCAGATATGGGATGCTGGGAAGGCCCAGTCAGCGTGGCATTGCTTTCTGTAGGGAAGCACCACGAACGGCAGCAGCAGTAACATGAGGAGAGTTCATCATTCACCAGGATGAGACTCCAATCACATTCGCTGTATGAGACTATGGGGGCATTTTTACAGCCTACAATGCGCAGGCCAGGGTATAGTGAGGACATCCCATGCAAGTAGACCCTGGTACAGCTTCATATGTAAAAGGATTTGAGCGCCCACACAAGCACACACATGGTTCTGCTCCTGGCACAAAGTGCATTTTACTATCAGCATGAACAATATAAGACGAGTGTTAACTGAAAGGACACCTTTTCTTGAACCACTAAAGCCAATACAAGTATCCTGGTAAGCAATCTTGCACTGAAGAAGGAAGTGGTCAGGCCTAGTTCCAATAAGGAATAACTTTTTCCAATAAGGATGGCCAGGCTCGGCTACACCCTATATTCTCAATGTCCGCCCTCTTCTCTTTTATTGCACATATAATATAGAGTGGTCCATGGCCCTGATAATATATCAGATGCTCAGCATTGACCTGGTTTTAATTAAAAGATGATTTTCAGACCGTTTGAAATTCAAGGATCAAAATAATTGACCTTAGGGATGAATTGGTCAATCATGAAATAAACACTTTTAAGCCACATCTGAGAGAAGTAGTATAAGATGTGAAAGCAGGGAAACAAGTATGAGAAAATGCTATGAAATGGGAAGCAAGTTATGCTCATAAAAGGCTACATAAGCGAAAAAAACATAAACGAAGAATGACCAAAATCAGAgacaagatgaaaaaaattatgaagcaAGATAGTACCATCACGCATGCAAGTGCAACATTGATtctgtatacatatatatgtgtgtgcttGTGTGTCAGTGTGTCCATGCATGTgttttatatgtgtgtgtttgagggtgatagagagagagagagcaagagagagagagagagagagagagagagagagagagagagagagagagagagaaaagactAAGGAAATAAAACATACAAaccaatgagaaaaataaaataactgaaAATTGAATCAATTGAGAAGTGGTTTGTCATTACATAGAAAACCGGATTCTCAGAAATGTCTAAAAGCTTCTCCCAAACTTCCACCTCTTTGATGGGGGCATCAAATTTCCTGCTTCTAGAGTATTCTTTCTGAACAGATAGCTTCCACCTTAGATAGAGGGTTCTTGTAAGTGTGCTTTAAGATAAACCTATCCACTTAAAACTCATTTCACGACAAAAGAATCATACTCATACGAAATTTCTATTACATTGAACAATTCCTTTCCTCATACAACAGATACATTGAACAATTTCCTTTCCTTATACAACAGAAACTAAGTACCAGCTCTATAGAGAAGTATAACACAAGTAAGCTGCAGTAGTTTATGTCATCTATAGAGTCAATCATGTATAATGAAATAATTTGTAAGAACAGCAacattcactttttctttttacctgCAGATAGCACGAAAATGGGGCATATAAAGAATAATGTACACCTGCTGCAGAAATCTGACACTTGGGACATTCATTCTCTGCTAACACTGATGTTGTACTATATTCCAACTTAAGGATTCCTTTTCCTCCTATGTACATCtgagctcttttttttttttcttttgcggGTCTTTGACCAGCATTAATTGATTCAGGAGACTTCTCCTTTGGTTGTGGTTGGATATGACAAACACAATAAGGAAGAATTAACCATATCAAAATGGTAAGCTAGTCCGCTTCTCTGTAAGCATTTATATCATACACAAAAGTACCTCAGCTTTTGGTTTCATGTTCagtattttacaaattttgccTTGCGAATAGCCGCTCTAagcttccttctttctttccataAGCCTGTAATATGAAGTCCAAGCAGAACAGCACGATGAGTGGCACTAAGGACCTTTATGCCGTTCTTTAAACATATTAGCAAGAGCTTGTATGCACTGCGATAGTTTTTTGCTTTGCAAAGACCATGCAGTAAAGATGTATATGTGAACGGATCTTTAATCTCCATCTCATTGAAAAGATTGGTAGCAATATCTACACGACCAGCATTGCAAAAACCAAGAACCAAAGAATTTCTAGCTACCAAGCTTGAGTGGAATCCCTTCATTTCCATGTAGTGGAAGTGTTTACTGGCAGCTTCTACATTCCCTGCCTTGCATAGGCCATCAATCAATATGCTGTGAGTGTATTCATCAGTTTTTAGACCCCTTTCTTCCATTTCATTCAACAACTGGAATGCAATATCTAAGTTTCCTTCTCTACAATAATTATTAATGATAGCATTATATGAAACAACATCCATTGCAATTCCCTTGCTCATCATCTGCTCAATGAAAGCATTAGCCTCTGCTGTCTTCCCCAGTCTAGATAATGCACTTATCACGGTGGTATACACAAAGATATCAGTTGAATAGCCTTTGGATTTTATTTCGGAGAAAAGTTGCAGACCTTGTTCGATTTTCCCTGATTTAAAACAGCAGTTCATGACGGTAGTGTATGTTATGGCATTGGGAATATAACCCGATTGCCCAAGCTCCTTCAGGAGCTTCCTTGCTTCAGCCAATCTCCCTGCCTTACAGAGACCATCGATTAATATGTTATAAGTAACTATCTCTGAAAAGCCAAGCCCCTCCAATTTCCTGAATAGTTTAACAGCACTACCAGTATTGCCAGTCTTGCAGAGGCCATTGATGATAATATTGTATGTAGTTGAGGAAGGACAGAGTTGCCTGCTGGCCATATCAAGGAATATACTGTATGCTGTCTCTGGCTTTCCAGTTCTGAAGAAACAGTGGATCAAGTTATTATAAGTCCAATTATCTGGTGAGATCCCAGCTTGCAACATTTCTTCAAATAGATCCAGAGATCGATTAAATGAGCCACCTCGAGAAGCACCAACAATTAAAGTATTGTAGGTAATAGTATCTGGCATTATTCCtgcttctttcattttattgagtATAGGATATGCTGCATCCAGCCCAATGAGACGACAGTATGCAGATATCAAGGTGTTGTACGTAACCACATCTGGCAAATAACCAAGTTGTATCCCATCAATTAAAAGAGCCTCTGCTTTTTCCAGGTTTTTAGCTTTGCAGAAAGAGGCTATAGTGATATTCAGAAAGCGTGTGGACAAAATTGAAGCCATTGTGTATGGCCAGACCAATCAAAATATGCAGGAAATCAGCAACTGAATAACAAGCAGCCTGCAAAGTAAACAAGTAACAAAGACCGCCATCAATGCCATTGAAGTTTATGTTCTTTAAAAAGGATTACGGGCATCTCTATGAAACGATGATTATGTATACAACAGACATGCattcaaaattggaaaaaaaactgaaattggTCTGAAGACTTTGAACATTGTGAAATAGTTAGCTATCAAGTTATATAACTATTTAGTTTATATAATTTCAAAGTTTCAAATCACATTGTTATTTGCTATTCagaaaagattttattttattggcaCAATTGTGCTTTTTCCTTTCTCACATCATTTTCAAACTTCCCAAATTTACACCcaagaaagaaacaacagaaTAGAAGGCCACAAAAACTGGATCAATATTAGTTGATAGTAGTGTCACAAATAGCATTCTCGGGTTTT
This window of the Nymphaea colorata isolate Beijing-Zhang1983 chromosome 2, ASM883128v2, whole genome shotgun sequence genome carries:
- the LOC116248255 gene encoding putative pentatricopeptide repeat-containing protein At4g17915, which gives rise to MASILSTRFLNITIASFCKAKNLEKAEALLIDGIQLGYLPDVVTYNTLISAYCRLIGLDAAYPILNKMKEAGIMPDTITYNTLIVGASRGGSFNRSLDLFEEMLQAGISPDNWTYNNLIHCFFRTGKPETAYSIFLDMASRQLCPSSTTYNIIINGLCKTGNTGSAVKLFRKLEGLGFSEIVTYNILIDGLCKAGRLAEARKLLKELGQSGYIPNAITYTTVMNCCFKSGKIEQGLQLFSEIKSKGYSTDIFVYTTVISALSRLGKTAEANAFIEQMMSKGIAMDVVSYNAIINNYCREGNLDIAFQLLNEMEERGLKTDEYTHSILIDGLCKAGNVEAASKHFHYMEMKGFHSSLVARNSLVLGFCNAGRVDIATNLFNEMEIKDPFTYTSLLHGLCKAKNYRSAYKLLLICLKNGIKVLSATHRAVLLGLHITGLWKERRKLRAAIRKAKFVKY